From the genome of Vicia villosa cultivar HV-30 ecotype Madison, WI linkage group LG2, Vvil1.0, whole genome shotgun sequence, one region includes:
- the LOC131646444 gene encoding ribonuclease 3-like, translated as MKLISISFLFKLLILQYISIQCLSEDFDFFYFVQQWPGAYCDTKQSCCYPKTGKPAADFGIHGLWPNYNDGSWPSNCDPDSTFDKSQISDLMKNMEQNWPSLSCPSSNGFRFWSHEWEKHGTCAESELDQREYFETALKLKEKVNLLQILKNAGIEPNDEFYSIENVSEAIKEATGFAPGLECNRDSARNSQIYQVYMCVDTSGSSFIECPLLPKSRCGDQVQFPKF; from the exons atgAAACTCATTAGCATTTCATTTTTGTTCAAGCTTTTGATACTTCAATATATTTCAATTCAATGCCTTTCTGAAGATTTCGATTTCTTCTATTTTGTTCAGCAG TGGCCAGGAGCATATTGTGACACCAAACAAAGCTGCTGTTATCCGAAAACTGGAAAACCTGCTGCAGATTTCGGCATTCATGGACTATGGCCTAACTACAATGATGGATCATGGCCTTCAAACTGTGATCCTGATAGTACTTTTGATAAATCTCAg ATCTCAGACCTGATGAAGAACATGGAGCAAAACTGGCCATCTTTGAGCTGTCCAAGTAGCAACGGTTTTAGATTCTGGTCACATGAATGGGAGAAACATGGTACATGTGCAGAATCTGAGCTTGACCAACGTGAGTACTTTGAAACAGCTCTCAAATtgaaggagaaagtcaaccttcTTCAGATCCTCAAGAATGCAGGGATTGAACCAAATGACGAATTTTACAGCATAGAAAACGTTTCAGAGGCTATAAAAGAGGCAACAGGGTTTGCGCCAGGATTAGAGTGTAATAGAGATTCAGCGCGTAACAGTCAGATTTATCAAGTTTACATGTGTGTGGATACTTCTGGATCAAGTTTCATTGAGTGCCCTTTGTTACCAAAGAGTAGATGTGGTGATCAAGTTCAATTCCCTAAGTTTTAA